In bacterium, a single genomic region encodes these proteins:
- a CDS encoding T9SS type A sorting domain-containing protein translates to MLRYVRKLLPALVFAFTPMVLNAQPAVIPLLPDDNAEHVAFTKQSFDALLQKSKSLSDQKMPNLASGINSMSHEAALKAAVDYLLAARVNVGGSFSEGALPTGGSGLTKAWPYSAGGTVAARSTYGEIGLALLYAWDHSGNSTTLQNAIKSMADEMVNDYTVKSGPISGTTKPFMTDVLFLLKVSESGFSGTSTYGDIAATLFERLRSARPAASDEVDRIVTARTTQGAKELSGYDIAWLYLAASSIGSSSKVTGGAVKTNAAAYAAAVRTAYNGLGGSWEVNGAGSTNAQVRTSTGNMLSRGLLALAGLGDSGLSVFLTASQETSAGANYGAFMPAGNVQSNGYIIAALRKPGCSIGAYRGCKYLLEYQNTDGSWYSYPLTSNTDIYPSEVAAALSGLANAAYVVSVSGIKDREGSTSLSRIPVVLKNEDGDTAYKVTSNGAAEFYAVLDTNLIMSFPVSTALSNALKGIVITSTDASYILEQAVKSPPFGTDSPNYGTGSIALQAANLAKSTSFTGGSVNSQIAAEILRFSVGLSSQYPPIYFDLSMLDGASLKDTLRVLYDHSGTMNFTAAKNFVLRGDITNSMKTSGGLPSTSTLLASAGAVESPFRLALDNLGVQSGSLSLQVRVAGISSSDKGPRAFQYLVTYDPSLVKYNGLELSAEAAGFMYAVNDSEPGRLRIAMAGGIPLRADCVIASLRFVPLGTGVAPIFGLNSVMIEDKIADVESAVYSALQADAAYLPKAFSLSQNQPNPFNPSTTISYTIPEGAEPLKVNLSVFNMRGQLVNCLVDRDQAAGTYSVNWDGRGSDGRSVASGVYFYRIQAGKYSQVRKMIILK, encoded by the coding sequence ATGTTGCGTTATGTCAGGAAACTGTTGCCGGCGCTTGTTTTCGCTTTCACACCGATGGTCCTGAACGCCCAGCCGGCTGTTATCCCCCTGCTGCCGGATGACAATGCCGAGCATGTCGCCTTTACGAAACAGAGTTTCGATGCGTTGCTACAGAAAAGCAAATCCCTGTCAGACCAGAAGATGCCCAATCTGGCCTCTGGAATCAATTCCATGAGCCATGAGGCGGCCCTCAAAGCGGCGGTCGATTATTTGCTCGCCGCCCGCGTGAATGTCGGCGGCTCGTTCAGCGAGGGCGCCTTGCCCACCGGCGGCAGCGGGTTGACCAAGGCCTGGCCTTATTCGGCCGGCGGCACAGTCGCGGCCAGAAGCACTTACGGCGAGATCGGCCTGGCCCTGCTCTATGCCTGGGACCATTCCGGCAACAGTACGACTTTACAGAACGCGATCAAGTCGATGGCCGACGAGATGGTGAACGACTACACGGTGAAAAGCGGCCCGATCTCCGGGACCACCAAGCCATTCATGACCGATGTATTGTTCCTTCTGAAAGTGTCCGAGTCCGGCTTCTCCGGGACATCAACCTACGGGGACATCGCCGCGACCCTTTTCGAAAGGCTGCGGTCGGCCAGACCGGCGGCCAGCGACGAGGTGGACAGAATAGTCACCGCCAGGACAACCCAGGGAGCAAAAGAACTGTCCGGCTACGACATCGCCTGGCTGTACCTGGCGGCAAGCAGTATCGGCAGCTCCAGCAAAGTGACCGGCGGGGCGGTCAAGACCAACGCCGCGGCTTACGCTGCTGCCGTCCGGACTGCGTACAACGGCCTGGGGGGAAGCTGGGAAGTCAACGGGGCTGGCTCGACCAACGCCCAGGTCCGCACCAGCACCGGCAACATGCTCAGCCGCGGCCTGCTGGCTCTGGCCGGTCTGGGGGACAGCGGCTTGTCGGTTTTCCTGACTGCGTCCCAGGAAACCTCCGCGGGCGCCAATTACGGGGCTTTCATGCCGGCCGGTAACGTCCAGAGCAACGGCTACATCATCGCGGCTCTCAGAAAACCTGGATGCTCCATCGGCGCTTACCGCGGTTGCAAGTACCTGCTTGAGTATCAGAACACGGACGGGTCCTGGTACAGCTATCCCCTGACCTCCAACACCGACATCTACCCGAGTGAAGTAGCTGCGGCGTTGAGCGGCCTGGCCAACGCGGCCTATGTCGTCTCTGTCTCGGGGATCAAGGACCGCGAGGGCAGCACGAGTCTTTCCCGCATTCCGGTCGTGCTGAAAAACGAGGACGGGGACACCGCCTACAAGGTCACCAGTAACGGCGCCGCCGAATTCTACGCCGTGCTGGACACCAACCTCATAATGTCTTTCCCCGTGAGCACAGCTCTCAGTAACGCCTTGAAAGGCATTGTAATAACCTCGACCGATGCCTCCTATATCCTGGAGCAGGCGGTCAAGTCTCCGCCTTTCGGTACGGATTCCCCGAATTACGGGACCGGCTCCATTGCCTTGCAGGCGGCCAACCTCGCCAAGAGCACCTCTTTCACGGGCGGCAGCGTCAACAGCCAGATCGCGGCCGAGATACTGCGTTTCAGTGTCGGCCTCAGCTCGCAGTACCCGCCGATCTATTTCGATCTGAGCATGCTGGACGGCGCATCGCTGAAAGACACTCTGCGCGTTTTGTACGACCATTCTGGAACGATGAATTTCACGGCAGCCAAGAATTTCGTACTGCGCGGCGACATCACCAACAGCATGAAAACCTCAGGCGGTCTGCCCTCCACCTCGACCCTGCTGGCTTCCGCCGGAGCGGTGGAGTCGCCGTTCCGCCTGGCCCTGGACAACCTCGGCGTCCAGTCCGGCAGTCTGAGCCTCCAGGTGAGAGTGGCCGGCATCAGCTCATCGGACAAGGGCCCCCGGGCGTTCCAGTACCTGGTCACCTATGATCCGAGTCTCGTGAAGTACAACGGGCTCGAGCTGTCGGCCGAGGCCGCCGGTTTCATGTACGCGGTCAACGATTCCGAACCCGGCCGGCTCAGGATCGCCATGGCGGGCGGGATCCCCCTGCGGGCCGACTGCGTGATCGCCTCGCTCCGGTTTGTCCCTCTCGGTACAGGCGTTGCGCCGATATTCGGTCTAAACAGTGTCATGATCGAGGATAAGATCGCGGATGTCGAGAGCGCGGTCTATTCGGCTCTCCAGGCCGATGCGGCTTACCTGCCCAAGGCGTTCAGCCTGTCGCAGAACCAGCCCAACCCGTTCAACCCGTCCACCACGATCAGCTACACCATCCCGGAGGGGGCGGAGCCGCTCAAGGTGAACCTCTCCGTGTTCAACATGCGTGGGCAACTGGTCAACTGTCTGGTCGACCGGGACCAGGCGGCCGGGACCTATTCCGTGAACTGGGACGGCCGTGGCAGTGACGGCCGCAGCGTTGCCTCGGGGGTCTATTTCTATCGGATACAGGCAGGAAAATACTCTCAGGTCAGGAAGATGATCATCCTGAAGTAA
- a CDS encoding helix-turn-helix domain-containing protein gives MLADDLTIRSLFDSVLWLLEQTSVPALLVDYRGKIITANTPFLSVTKFQEEELLGKRCRELEVIEDLVEIQRRKKYLKSQIGHYHGYSIIIDRDKKEFFCRLSIDKVACDSAAYYLKQFQMMNHNKIEEFKDLVKIRNTIEENLQEIRDVFVLARVVRMDYRRILFLMKEFEGVTPKRYLTGVRLRRCLELIEASSKTQKEIAFELGFCDVSHLCNVFKDSMKMTITEYLKTNCCQNG, from the coding sequence ATGCTGGCTGATGATTTAACAATCAGAAGTTTGTTCGACTCTGTCCTCTGGCTGCTGGAACAAACCAGCGTGCCGGCCCTACTCGTTGATTACCGCGGCAAGATAATAACAGCCAACACCCCTTTTCTTAGCGTGACAAAATTCCAGGAGGAGGAACTCCTGGGGAAAAGGTGCAGGGAATTGGAAGTAATTGAAGATTTGGTGGAAATACAAAGACGGAAAAAATATCTGAAATCACAAATAGGGCACTACCACGGGTACTCAATCATTATCGACCGGGACAAAAAGGAATTTTTCTGCCGACTCAGTATCGATAAAGTCGCCTGCGATAGCGCCGCCTACTATCTGAAGCAGTTCCAAATGATGAACCACAACAAAATTGAGGAATTCAAAGACCTTGTAAAAATACGCAATACTATTGAAGAAAATCTCCAGGAAATCAGGGATGTATTTGTCCTGGCTCGCGTGGTGCGGATGGATTACCGCAGGATCCTGTTTCTGATGAAGGAGTTTGAGGGGGTCACTCCCAAGCGTTACCTGACCGGCGTGCGCTTGAGACGCTGTCTCGAACTGATAGAGGCTTCGAGCAAGACTCAGAAGGAGATCGCTTTCGAGCTCGGTTTCTGCGATGTCTCCCACCTGTGCAATGTCTTCAAAGACAGCATGAAAATGACGATTACCGAATACCTGAAAACAAACTGCTGCCAGAACGGTTGA